CCGCGCCGGCCACCCCGGGCAGCGCCTGCAGCGCGGCGTCGACCTCACCCAGCTCGATCCGGCGCCCGCCGAGCTTCACCTGCTCGTCGTTGCGGCCGACGAAGACGAGCCCTTCCGGCTCGGCGCGCACGATGTCGCCGCTGCGGTAGGCGCGCTCCCACCCGAGCGAGGGCAGCGGCGCGAACCGCTCCGCGTCCTTGTCCGCGTCCAGGTAGCGGGCCAGACCCACGCCGCCGATCACCAGCTCGCCGGTGCCGCCCATCGGGACCGGCTCACCGGCGCCGTCGACGACCGCGAGCGCCCACCCGGCCAGCGGCAGCCCGATGCGCACCGGCCCGTCGCCGGTGAGCCGGGCCGCGCAGGCGACCACGGTCGCCTCGGTCGGCCCGTACGTGTTCCAGACCTCGCGACCGGACACGGCCAGCCGCTCGGCCAGCTCGGGCGGACACGCCTCGCCGCCGAAGATGAGCAGCCGCACGCCGTCCAGCGCCTCCTCGGGCCACAGCGCGGCGAGCGTCGGCACCGTGGACACCACCGTGATCCGCCGCTGCGCCAGCCACGGCCCGAGGTCGACGCCGCTGCGCACCAGCGCCCGCGCGGCGGGCACCAGGCAGGCGCCGTGCCGCCAGGCCAGCCACATCTCCTCGCAGGACGCGTCGAACGCCACCGACAGGCCGGCGAGCACCCGGTCGCCCGGCCCGATCGGCGCCGCCTTCAGGAAGAGGTCCGCCTCCGCGTCCACGAACGCGGCCGCCGACGCGTGGCCGACCGCGACGCCCTTGGGCCGGCCGGTGGAGCCGGAGGTGAAGATGATCCAGGCGTCGCCGTCCGGGCGCGGCTCGTTGCCCGCCGCCCGGATGCTCACCGCGCCGCCGTCGCCGAGCACCGCGCAGACGCCCGCCTCCGCGAACACCAGCTCGGCGCGCTCGTCCGGGTCGTCGGCGTCCACCGGCACGTACGCCGCGCCGGCCGCGAGCACCCCGAGGATCGCCACGTACAGCTCGGCGGTACCGGAGGAGATCCTGATGCCCACCCGGTCGCCCGCGCCGATCCCCACCGCCGCGAGCCGCTCCTGCACCGCCTCGACCTCGGCGGCCAGCCGCCGGTAGTCGTAGACGTCCGTGCCGTCGTCGATGGCGGGCGCGTCCGGGTGCCGGGCGACGGTCGCGGCGAGGATGTCCAGCAGCGTCCGTGGCGCCGGGGCGCGCTCCGACTCGTAGACGGCCAGGGCAGGGGTGAGCAGGGCAGGGGCCAGGGTCATCGCGTACCTTCCTGGACGGACGCCAGAGGGGGGCGCGCGGCCAACCAACAACCTTACGACAGCGCAACCGTGCGTCACGGCCATACCGCTGGTTCGTGTCCGGCGACACATCGCGCGCGTGCGGTGCCGCGAGGCCCACAATGCTGGACATGACACCGGTACCGCGCCCGCCCGCGCCCTGGCTCATCCGCCCGGCGAAGCTGCCGGCCACCGCACCACCGCCCCTCGACGGGCCGTGGGCCGCGACGGACACCGGCCTCGACGTGCTCGACATCCTGAACGTGCCCGGCGCGCACGGTCCGGAGGACGTCGTCGTCGACCCGGACGGCGGCGTGGTCACCGGAACCGACGACGGCCGGATCTGGCGCTTCCCGCCCGGCGCCCGCCCCGGCACGGCACCCGACCTGCTCGCGGAGACCGGCGGCCGTCCACTGGGGATAGAGGTCGACCCGCGCGACGGCAGCCTCGTCGTCTGCGACGCCTACCGCGGCCTGCTGCGCCTCACCGGCGACGGCACCGTCACGGACCTGGCCCGCGCGGTGGGCGGCAGCCGCATCCTGTTGTGCAACAACGCCGCGGTGGCCCGCGACGGCGTGGTCTACTTCACCGACAGCTCCAACCGCTTCCCGCTCTCGCACTGGCGCCGCGACCTGCTCGAGCACCGCCCGAACGGGCGCGTCCTCGCGTACGACCCGGCCTCCGGCACCACCGACGTGGTGGCGACCGGCTTCCACTTTCCGAACGGCATCGCGCTGACGCCGTCGGAGTCGGCGCTGCTGGTCTGCGAGACCGCCGCCCACCGCCTGACCCGCCTGTCCCTGCCCGACGCGACGGTCACCGACCTGGGCGACCTGCCCGCGTACCCGGACAACATGTCGCCGGTGGGCGACGGGACCTTCTGGATCGCCCTGGCCAGCCCGCGGGTCGCGATCGCCGAGCGCCTGCTGCCGCATCCCGCGATCCGGCGCGTGGCGGCGGTGCTGCCGACGAGGCTGCAGCCGCAGCCGCACCGGTACAGCATCGTCGCCAAGGTGGACGCCGACGGCCGCGTGCTGCGGACCATCCACGGCCCGGCCGGCCGGTACGTCATGGTCACGGGCGTCCGCGAGCACGCCGGCTCGCTGTGGCTGGGCAGCCTGACCGAGTCCGCCATAGCCCGCCTCTCCCTCTGAACGGCCCCGGGAGGGGGTTGATCAGGGAGTTGGTGGGCGTGTCGGCCGGCGTGCCCAGCCACGAGGTCCCTGATCAACCACGTGAATATGCCGGCGCGAATGTGGATCTTCGGCCTAGCGTGAGTGGCGACGAGAGCTTCGGGGGGCTGCCATGACGGCTACGGCGACGATCACCGGCATTCTGTGCGTGCGGCACGCGACTGGCACCGACGACGCCGTAAACCAGGCGCTGGCCGGGCTCGTCGGCGCCATCGGCATCGGAGAGCTGGGCGGCCTCTCGCTGAGCGAGTTCGTCAAGCGCGGGCCCGGTGTGGTGGAGGCGATCGACACGGCCCGCTCGGACCCCGACCAGCTGTACCTCACGACGGACACGTCGGGCGGCCTGGAGAAGGCCGTGTGGCCACAGGGCGGCGGCACGGTCGAGATGCAGGCCGGCCAGTCGGTCGCTCCGGGGTTGTCCCTGCCGGTCACCTCGTCGCAGTCCGTCTCGCTGTGGGAGTACGACACCGTCTCCGGCGACGACCTCCTCGGCTCGGTCACGATCATGGAGTCCGAGGCCGGCGCCGGCGAGATCGCCAAGCTCGCCAAGTCGGAGGTGGAGAGCTCCTTCTACTACGTCACGTACTCCGTGCAGTAGCTCAGCAGCGCTGGATCGTGATGTTGGTGGCGTTCCAGCCGTCCGTGAGGTAGACCTTGTCCGGCTTCACCGGGATCGGGCGCTGGCCGGCGGGCGCAGCGGGCGGCGCAGCGCCGTTCTTCATCGGCACCCACGCGGTCACCGACACGTCGAACCTGTTCTTGTACATGCGGAGCCGGCCGGTGGTCAGGTCCGTCCACACCCACAAGTCGCACGGGCCGGTCCGGAAGCGGGGCCGGTTGTAGACGGTCTGGTGCATGGTCGCGGTGAACTCCACCAGTACCGTGCCGTTGGCCATCGGGATCGGGTCGCCGATGACCGCGCCCGGGCCGAACTCGTACTGGAACGACGCGAACGACCGGTCGCCGTCGAAGCGGTCGATCGCCTGCTTCGCCAGAAACTGCGAGTCCGGCGCGTCCAGCAGCGGGTCGGTGCCGACCGCGTGGCTCTGCGCGGCGCGCCGCGCCCAGTCCAGGTAGCGCTGGGGGAGCGAGGCGGGGTCGGCGATCAGGTCGCCGACCGGCGCCCGGGCCAGGTGGCCGTCGCTGTCCAGCAGGGGCGGCGGCACCGCGACGCCGCGCCACAGCTGGAAGCGGACGACCAGCCAGGGGCCGCCGGCGCTGGTGCGCACGAAGCGGAGCAGCATCGTGTACACGTCGCCGTCGGGGTGGGTGACCGTGGCGTAGGCGGTGAACCAGGCCGGGTAGCCGCGCTGCCCGCGCGGCACGCCAACCGTGATGTTCGCGAGGCGCAGGTCGGCGCTCGGCAGTGCCTGACCGACGGCGGACCTGACCAGGTCGTCGATGTCCGGCGCGTGCCGCAGATCGCCGGCGCGGAACTCGCCGACCGTCCGCACGAAGATGACCCGCGCGGCCTCCGGCGTGATGACCTCCGGCGCGTTCGGCGGGGCGGCGTTGGCGGCGAACGCGGTGAACACGACCACCACCGCCGCCGTCGCCAGCGCGAGGGCCGGCGTGGCGAAGGCCGTGACCTTCGCGCCGAAGCCGGCCGTCGTGGTGACCGCGGCGCCGCCGGCCGGCAGGGCCGCCGTCACGCCGCCCGACACGGCCACGGCGGGTACCGCCGCGCCGGCGACCGCGCCCGCCGCGACCACGCCGCCCGGCAGCACCACCGCGCCGGTCAGCGCACCGAGGCGCATCCAGTCCGGCCCGTACGCCTCGGCGGCCACAGTGGACAGTTCGTCGAGCATCTGCCCCGCCGACGCGGGTCGCAGGGCCGGGTCCGTCGCCAGTACGCGCGCGAGGAAGCGGGTCATCGGCTCCGGCACGGCGCCGGCCTCGGCGTCCAGGAGCAGCTCGCCGGTCGCCTCGTCGACCACCGGCGGGCGTCCGGTCAGCAGCTCGCCGAGGAGCACGCCGCACGACCACAGGTCGGCCCGGGCGTCGACCGGCTCGCCGCGGCGCTGCTGCGGACCGGCGTACGGCGGCGCGCCCGCCGGCGACCCGGCGTTTTCCGCACCCGGCGCGGCCAGCTCGAAGCCGCTCAGCAGCACGCCGCCGCCGGCGTCCAGCAGCACGTTCTCCGGACGCACGTCGCGGTGCACGAGATCGAGCCGGTGCACCGCGGACAGCCCGCCGAGCACGCCGGCGAGCACGGCGCACGCCTGCGGGCCGGTGAGCGCGTGCCGCTCGGCCAGCACCTGGCGGGCGGTCACGCCGTCCACGTACCCCGTGACGATCACCGGCGCCGGCTCGGCGGGAAGCGCCTCCCGCAGTCGCGGGCAGTGCTCGCCGTCCAGCCGCGCCAGCGTCGCGGCCGCCCGCCGCTGGCGCGCGACGGCCTCCGGGTCCGCCGCCAGCTCGGGCCGCAGCACGGTCAGCAGCACCCGGTCGCCGGTGCCGGCGTGGCTGCCGCGGAAGACGTCCGCGACGGGCGTGCGGCCGGCGTAGCCGTCGATCGTGTACCCCGCGACGGCGGGCGGCGCCGGCGGCCCGTCCGGCGCATCGGGGCGGGAGGTGACGGTGCGGCGCCGGGTCAGCGGCAGCACCGCGGCGAGCGCCAGCCCGAGGGCGGGCGCCAGCCAGGACCAGCGGCTGAACGGGCTGACCAGACCGGCCTCCTGCAGCACCGCCGCCTCGCCCACGCCGGCCAGCACTCCCGGCACCGCCGCCAGCAGGAAGCGGCGCGACCAGCCGCCGCGCCGGCCGCGGGCGAGCACGACGAGCAGCAGCCCGAAGACCACCGAGGCGGCGGCGCCGGCCACGCCCAGGCGGGTGGTCAGCGGGCCGCGGTCGACGGAGAGCACGAGGGAACCGGCGCACACGTTCGACTGGGCGCGGACGCCGATGGTGCGCACCGTGGCGCCCAGGTGGGGCATGGTGGTCGAGCTGACGTACCGCGTGCCGGCGTCACCCGAGCCGGACCGGATCGGAAACTCGACGCCGAAAAGCACCGCGCTCGCCTCGCCGCGGGTGAGGCGCCGCGTGGCGTCGACGACCAGCACCGGCTCCCGCCCGCGCGGGACGGTCCACGTGTCGGCTCGCTCCAGCCGTACCCCCGCCAGGTCGTTTGTCGTGCGGGCCCGCAGGTCCGCGCGGAGCCGCCGGGCCGCTTGGCCGGTCTCCGGCACGTAGCCGCTGACCGCGCAGGCCGGGTCCGGCTCGGCGGCGGGCGCCACTGTGGACCCCGGCGCCGGCGAGGGCGCCGGCGCCGCGTTCGCGGGCGCTCCGGAAGTGAGCAACCCACCCAGGACGACCACCAGGGCCGACGAGGCCCAGATGCGGTAGGCGGAGGGCATATCGAAACTATTCCAGCGATGCGCAAGTGCCCTAGGGTGGCGGGGTGAGTGGACGCCTGAGCATCGACTTCGGGACGTCCACCACGGTCGCGATGCTCGTGCGCCAGGACGGCCGGCCGGCGCCGCTGCTGTTCGACGGGTCGCCGCTGCTGCCCTCCGCCGTCTTCGCCGACGCCGACGGCGACCTGCTCGTCGGCCGCGACGCCTGGCACAGCGGCCGGGTGAGCCCTGAGCGGCTGGAGCCCAACCCCAAGCGCCGCGTCGACGACGGCACCGTCCTGCTCGGCGACCGCGAGGTCCCGGTCGTCGACCTGATCGCCGCCGTGCTGCGCCGGGTCGCCGCCGAGGCCGCCCGCGTGTCCGGCGCGCCCGTGGGCGAGGTGACGCTCACGCACCCGATCGCCTGGGGAAACCCGCGCCGCGAGGTGCTGTGCCGCGCGGCGCGGGCCGCCGGGCTGCCGCCGCCGGCGCTGGTCGCGGAGCCGGTGGCGGCGGCCGACCACTTCGTCCGGACGTTCGCGGGCGCGGTGCCGGTCGGCGGCTGCGTCGCGGTGTACGACTTCGGCGCCGGCACGTTCGACGCGTCGGTGCTCCGCCGCACCGCCGAAGGGCTGGTCCCGCTCGCCTCCGAAGGGCTGCCCGACACCGGCGGCCTGGACATCGACGCGGCGGTCCTGGAGCACCTGGCGCGGGCCGGCGCGGACCGCGACGGCGACCGGTGGCGCGAGCTGGTCACACCCGCCACCCCGGCGCAACGGCGCGCCTCGCGCCAGCTCTGGGACGACGTGCGCGCCGGCAAGGAGATGCTGTCCCGCGCGGCCACCACCGTCGTGCCGCTGCCGGCGCCCGGCACCGACGCGCTGCTGAGCCGGGAGGAGTTCGACCGGCTCGCCGAGCCGATCGTGGCCCGGACGGTCG
This genomic stretch from Phytohabitans houttuyneae harbors:
- a CDS encoding serine/threonine protein kinase; translation: MPSAYRIWASSALVVVLGGLLTSGAPANAAPAPSPAPGSTVAPAAEPDPACAVSGYVPETGQAARRLRADLRARTTNDLAGVRLERADTWTVPRGREPVLVVDATRRLTRGEASAVLFGVEFPIRSGSGDAGTRYVSSTTMPHLGATVRTIGVRAQSNVCAGSLVLSVDRGPLTTRLGVAGAAASVVFGLLLVVLARGRRGGWSRRFLLAAVPGVLAGVGEAAVLQEAGLVSPFSRWSWLAPALGLALAAVLPLTRRRTVTSRPDAPDGPPAPPAVAGYTIDGYAGRTPVADVFRGSHAGTGDRVLLTVLRPELAADPEAVARQRRAAATLARLDGEHCPRLREALPAEPAPVIVTGYVDGVTARQVLAERHALTGPQACAVLAGVLGGLSAVHRLDLVHRDVRPENVLLDAGGGVLLSGFELAAPGAENAGSPAGAPPYAGPQQRRGEPVDARADLWSCGVLLGELLTGRPPVVDEATGELLLDAEAGAVPEPMTRFLARVLATDPALRPASAGQMLDELSTVAAEAYGPDWMRLGALTGAVVLPGGVVAAGAVAGAAVPAVAVSGGVTAALPAGGAAVTTTAGFGAKVTAFATPALALATAAVVVVFTAFAANAAPPNAPEVITPEAARVIFVRTVGEFRAGDLRHAPDIDDLVRSAVGQALPSADLRLANITVGVPRGQRGYPAWFTAYATVTHPDGDVYTMLLRFVRTSAGGPWLVVRFQLWRGVAVPPPLLDSDGHLARAPVGDLIADPASLPQRYLDWARRAAQSHAVGTDPLLDAPDSQFLAKQAIDRFDGDRSFASFQYEFGPGAVIGDPIPMANGTVLVEFTATMHQTVYNRPRFRTGPCDLWVWTDLTTGRLRMYKNRFDVSVTAWVPMKNGAAPPAAPAGQRPIPVKPDKVYLTDGWNATNITIQRC
- a CDS encoding SMP-30/gluconolactonase/LRE family protein, which encodes MTPVPRPPAPWLIRPAKLPATAPPPLDGPWAATDTGLDVLDILNVPGAHGPEDVVVDPDGGVVTGTDDGRIWRFPPGARPGTAPDLLAETGGRPLGIEVDPRDGSLVVCDAYRGLLRLTGDGTVTDLARAVGGSRILLCNNAAVARDGVVYFTDSSNRFPLSHWRRDLLEHRPNGRVLAYDPASGTTDVVATGFHFPNGIALTPSESALLVCETAAHRLTRLSLPDATVTDLGDLPAYPDNMSPVGDGTFWIALASPRVAIAERLLPHPAIRRVAAVLPTRLQPQPHRYSIVAKVDADGRVLRTIHGPAGRYVMVTGVREHAGSLWLGSLTESAIARLSL
- a CDS encoding Hsp70 family protein is translated as MSGRLSIDFGTSTTVAMLVRQDGRPAPLLFDGSPLLPSAVFADADGDLLVGRDAWHSGRVSPERLEPNPKRRVDDGTVLLGDREVPVVDLIAAVLRRVAAEAARVSGAPVGEVTLTHPIAWGNPRREVLCRAARAAGLPPPALVAEPVAAADHFVRTFAGAVPVGGCVAVYDFGAGTFDASVLRRTAEGLVPLASEGLPDTGGLDIDAAVLEHLARAGADRDGDRWRELVTPATPAQRRASRQLWDDVRAGKEMLSRAATTVVPLPAPGTDALLSREEFDRLAEPIVARTVAALRAAVDRAGVPVADLAGVYLVGGSSRVPLAATLLHRALGRAPTAIEWPELVVAEGALAAPPPAGTPAPPPVPPRVVALRTRTRSSPRRPSPCSPPRRPPAPSPSHSPPRRDGSRSWPASARPSARRCTGCCSPRCSCWASAGSPRPSRSREAGRPPSAGWPRSRARRPPGSPVPTWCWPRSSRWAVPAT